A part of Candidatus Alcyoniella australis genomic DNA contains:
- a CDS encoding Stp1/IreP family PP2C-type Ser/Thr phosphatase encodes MVLRIHTAVRTDKGLVRANNEDSLFSYDLANLGPHDPELGRLYVVADGMGGVAAGEVASRLAAQTLSEYYTRGDANQNGEALQERLVQMLLLANERIREHVADNPECFGMGTTITALLVFQGEVILAHVGDSRAYLLRDGELYQLSKDHSEVQLMVEMGRLTPEQAREHPRKHILTQAVGVDHSGVLNVFTRRLSSLANDIFLLCSDGLTDMLDDKHISELLKDHESVEDTANALIKDALAAGGRDNITVVLIKLLQD; translated from the coding sequence ATGGTACTTCGCATACATACCGCAGTACGTACCGACAAGGGTCTGGTTCGGGCCAACAACGAGGACTCCCTCTTCTCTTATGATTTGGCCAACCTCGGTCCGCACGACCCGGAGCTCGGACGGCTGTACGTGGTGGCCGACGGTATGGGCGGAGTGGCCGCGGGCGAGGTGGCCAGCCGCCTGGCGGCCCAGACGCTGTCCGAGTATTACACGCGCGGGGACGCCAACCAGAACGGCGAGGCGCTGCAGGAGCGGCTGGTCCAAATGCTGCTGCTGGCCAATGAGCGCATCCGCGAACACGTTGCCGACAACCCGGAATGCTTCGGCATGGGCACCACGATCACCGCGCTGCTGGTGTTTCAAGGCGAGGTGATTCTGGCCCACGTGGGCGACAGCCGGGCCTACCTGCTGCGCGACGGCGAGCTCTATCAGTTGAGCAAGGACCACTCCGAGGTGCAGCTGATGGTCGAGATGGGCCGCCTGACACCGGAGCAGGCGCGCGAGCATCCGCGCAAACACATCCTGACCCAGGCCGTGGGCGTGGATCATTCCGGCGTGCTCAACGTGTTCACGCGCCGACTCTCGAGCTTGGCGAACGACATCTTCCTATTGTGTTCCGACGGACTGACCGACATGCTCGATGACAAGCACATCAGCGAGCTGCTCAAGGACCACGAGTCGGTCGAGGACACGGCGAACGCACTGATCAAGGACGCCCTGGCCGCGGGCGGGCGCGACAACATCACAGTCGTTTTAATCAAACTTCTTCAGGATTAG
- a CDS encoding molybdopterin-dependent oxidoreductase: MGNPTKRYTLTIDGKQVEVPAGTTILEAARSAGVQIPTLCHHDRLDPIGSCRVCLVRVAGCDQPLTACDTPAESGMVVTTESDELTELRRQSVGYVLAHHPLDCPVCDKGGECLLQDLTYQLGISEPLFQVQGERGGDRIERGWPLIIRNDLRCIRCGRCVAICRQVQAVGALEFIGHGLEAHVDTVDGEPLNCEFCGQCLHVCPVGALLSKPFLHSARVWDLERTSTTCPYCGVGCKLFLDTRRKKIKRVFPDENGPNKGNLCVRGTFGWGFEHASERLATPLRRHGDHLRPLSDEQALDIAADALQQVLQNDGPSAVAALASARMTNEEIALLRCMMRDVIGSPHIDSLAALGYRQALEAVVEGLGTAHHARIGELEGHDAILVIGSDLAVEMPVASIELLHATRRLDAELMVLANRPTKLAKHGTFSRILKPGGEPAAALALIKWLVESGRFDERFVGENTIGFSHAKESLSRLKLDELLERSGLDHDHLAQVVNTLRHAQRPLIVIGPDLYEAPAGLAAVRGLVNLMLCCPLVDRDSRILLSADRCNLRGAAQIARPGENGLDANRIFEEAFKGQIKALLLFGVTPLANFPKRQRVLEALEKLDCLIVCDPFLTDAASRATVVIPSATFASKNGSYTAADGTLRPLRRAVPAPGRSLSDLEIIEELARRLDHGHIGPTIEDAQKELFSLPAYAGLDERSLAAGDFCPSAAKPEKYKQLEISIDPKDLIADHTGDLELIAAPLLFHNGTLSTHATKGPGLLAPEPRLRINPTDAQRLGLSAGVSLRVENSGGSIIAPLDLDAEVPPGTLLAPTHFKSLGLGSLITRGRTATVKVAPAD, encoded by the coding sequence ATGGGCAATCCGACCAAGCGCTATACCCTTACAATCGACGGCAAGCAGGTCGAGGTTCCGGCCGGGACCACGATCCTCGAGGCGGCGCGCAGCGCGGGCGTGCAGATCCCGACCCTCTGTCATCACGATCGGCTGGACCCCATCGGCTCGTGCCGGGTGTGCCTGGTGCGCGTCGCGGGCTGCGACCAGCCGCTGACCGCCTGCGACACTCCGGCCGAGTCCGGGATGGTCGTCACCACCGAATCCGACGAGCTGACCGAGCTGCGTCGTCAATCCGTGGGCTACGTGCTGGCCCATCACCCGCTGGACTGCCCGGTGTGCGACAAGGGCGGCGAGTGCCTGTTGCAGGACCTGACCTATCAGCTCGGAATCAGCGAACCGCTGTTTCAAGTCCAGGGCGAGCGCGGCGGCGACCGCATCGAACGCGGCTGGCCGCTGATCATCCGCAACGACCTACGCTGCATCCGCTGCGGCCGCTGCGTGGCGATCTGCCGCCAGGTGCAGGCCGTGGGCGCGCTGGAATTCATTGGCCACGGGCTCGAGGCCCACGTCGACACGGTGGACGGCGAGCCGCTGAACTGCGAGTTCTGCGGACAATGCCTGCACGTCTGCCCGGTGGGCGCGCTGCTCAGCAAGCCGTTCCTGCACTCGGCGCGGGTCTGGGACCTGGAGCGCACGAGCACCACCTGCCCCTACTGCGGCGTGGGCTGCAAGCTGTTCCTGGACACGCGGCGCAAGAAGATCAAGCGCGTATTCCCCGACGAGAACGGCCCCAACAAAGGCAACCTGTGCGTACGCGGCACCTTCGGCTGGGGCTTTGAGCACGCGAGCGAACGCCTGGCCACGCCGCTGCGGCGTCACGGCGATCACCTGCGCCCGCTGTCAGACGAACAGGCGCTGGACATCGCCGCGGACGCGCTGCAGCAAGTGCTGCAAAACGACGGCCCGTCGGCCGTAGCCGCCCTGGCCTCGGCGCGGATGACCAACGAGGAGATCGCGCTGCTGCGCTGCATGATGCGCGACGTGATCGGTTCGCCGCACATCGACTCGCTGGCCGCTCTGGGCTACCGCCAGGCGCTCGAGGCGGTCGTGGAGGGATTGGGCACGGCGCACCACGCGCGGATCGGCGAGCTCGAGGGTCACGACGCGATCCTGGTAATCGGCTCGGACCTGGCGGTGGAAATGCCCGTGGCGAGCATCGAGCTGCTGCACGCCACACGTCGGCTCGACGCCGAGCTGATGGTGCTGGCCAACCGTCCGACCAAGCTGGCGAAGCACGGTACATTCTCACGGATTCTCAAACCCGGCGGCGAGCCCGCGGCCGCCCTGGCCTTGATTAAATGGTTGGTCGAGTCCGGCCGTTTTGACGAACGCTTCGTGGGCGAAAACACCATCGGCTTCTCGCATGCCAAAGAATCGCTTTCGCGGCTGAAGCTCGATGAGCTGCTCGAGCGCTCGGGCCTGGACCACGACCATCTGGCGCAAGTGGTCAACACCCTGCGCCACGCGCAACGGCCCTTGATCGTAATCGGGCCCGACCTCTACGAGGCGCCGGCGGGACTGGCCGCGGTGCGCGGGCTGGTGAACCTGATGCTCTGCTGCCCGCTGGTCGACCGCGACTCGCGGATCCTGCTCTCGGCCGATCGCTGCAATTTGCGCGGAGCGGCGCAGATCGCCCGGCCGGGCGAAAACGGACTGGACGCCAACCGGATTTTCGAGGAGGCGTTCAAGGGTCAGATCAAGGCACTGCTGCTGTTCGGAGTCACGCCGCTGGCCAACTTCCCCAAACGTCAGCGCGTGCTTGAGGCCCTGGAGAAACTCGATTGCCTGATCGTCTGCGATCCGTTCCTCACCGACGCGGCCTCGCGCGCCACGGTGGTGATCCCCTCCGCGACCTTCGCCAGCAAGAACGGCAGCTATACCGCGGCCGACGGCACGCTGCGACCGTTGCGGCGGGCCGTTCCCGCGCCGGGCCGTTCGCTGAGCGACCTGGAGATCATCGAAGAACTGGCGCGCCGTCTGGATCACGGCCACATCGGGCCGACTATCGAGGATGCGCAGAAGGAACTTTTCAGCCTGCCCGCTTACGCCGGGCTGGACGAACGCTCGCTGGCGGCCGGAGATTTTTGCCCCTCAGCCGCCAAACCCGAGAAGTACAAGCAGCTCGAAATCAGCATCGATCCCAAGGACCTGATCGCGGACCATACGGGCGATCTGGAACTGATCGCCGCGCCGCTGTTGTTCCACAACGGCACGCTCTCGACCCACGCCACCAAGGGCCCGGGGCTGCTGGCGCCCGAACCGCGGCTGCGCATCAATCCGACCGACGCCCAGCGCTTGGGATTGTCCGCGGGAGTTTCGCTTAGGGTCGAAAACAGCGGCGGCAGCATCATCGCGCCCCTGGATCTCGACGCGGAGGTGCCGCCCGGAACGCTGCTGGCGCCGACCCATTTTAAGTCGCTGGGGCTCGGATCATTGATCACCCGCGGACGCACCGCAACGGTGAAAGTCGCACCTGCCGACTAA